In Sphingobium amiense, a genomic segment contains:
- a CDS encoding universal stress protein, protein MSGKTSGVVACIDCTDRNAWIYPHALALASTLDVPVTLLQVLDRDASPDARPDPIECNLRRREAMRVLDRCAATIEPSSSQTTIELAEGPAAEEICRYVRECDEGMVVLGRRGRKEAGRDGVGGTVHKVLSQAPGPVLLVPVEAPVPGSAYRRIVVPLDGSRWAESVLPLAVRLAKAADAELLLVHVVPTPEMIQARPLETEDETLRENLIERNEQAARSYLDRTRSNLSAMGLRARAIVIRGGDVRDTLCALIDREAADLAVMSARGHGHQHVRDVPYGTVASYLMAHCSVPMLVLPSASRKAQMTSPAASQSVRLPTAIQV, encoded by the coding sequence ATGTCCGGGAAGACATCCGGCGTCGTCGCGTGCATCGATTGCACCGATCGCAACGCGTGGATCTATCCACACGCTCTTGCTCTGGCTTCAACGCTCGACGTTCCGGTAACGCTGCTTCAGGTCTTGGACAGAGACGCGTCGCCCGACGCACGGCCTGACCCCATCGAGTGCAATCTTCGTCGCCGCGAGGCCATGCGGGTGCTCGATCGTTGTGCTGCGACGATCGAACCGTCCTCATCTCAAACGACCATTGAGCTCGCAGAAGGACCGGCGGCGGAGGAAATCTGCCGGTACGTGCGGGAGTGTGACGAAGGGATGGTCGTGCTGGGCAGGCGCGGACGAAAGGAAGCCGGCCGCGACGGCGTCGGGGGCACAGTCCACAAGGTGCTGTCCCAGGCACCAGGCCCTGTCCTGCTTGTTCCGGTGGAAGCGCCCGTCCCGGGTTCGGCCTATCGACGGATCGTGGTGCCGCTCGATGGCTCGCGCTGGGCCGAAAGCGTGCTGCCCCTTGCGGTGCGCCTCGCGAAGGCAGCCGACGCTGAGCTGCTGCTCGTTCATGTCGTCCCCACGCCCGAAATGATCCAGGCGCGACCCCTGGAAACCGAAGACGAGACGCTGCGCGAAAACCTGATCGAACGCAACGAGCAGGCCGCGCGCAGCTATCTGGATCGGACCAGGTCCAATCTTTCGGCGATGGGCCTTCGCGCTCGCGCGATTGTCATCCGTGGCGGCGACGTTCGCGACACGCTTTGCGCGTTGATCGATCGCGAAGCGGCTGATCTCGCGGTGATGTCCGCACGCGGGCACGGGCATCAGCATGTCAGGGACGTCCCGTACGGAACGGTTGCCTCCTATCTGATGGCCCATTGCAGTGTCCCGATGCTCGTCCTGCCTTCGGCGAGTCGCAAGGCGCAAATGACTTCGCCTGCCGCCAGCCAGAGCGTGAGATTGCCAACGGCCATTCAGGTCTGA
- a CDS encoding lytic transglycosylase domain-containing protein, whose protein sequence is MIFQASVAGRALTSIAILSVILTPAPVLAKQAAPGEVAEIARCIRVAARGRAWLEKTLWGLRTQEAGWLGAEIANTNGTHDLGPLQINSSWVPKMSRLLERPQEQIRHWLRYDPCFNVEAARWIFLSGLEATGDYWKAVGVYHSPTEARQVAYAKKVASHMRRRFGPDVFAASRGNLVR, encoded by the coding sequence ATGATTTTCCAGGCCTCGGTAGCGGGAAGGGCGCTCACCAGTATAGCGATCCTGTCCGTCATACTGACGCCGGCTCCTGTGCTGGCGAAGCAAGCTGCACCTGGTGAGGTCGCCGAAATCGCCCGTTGCATCCGCGTCGCCGCGCGGGGGCGTGCCTGGCTTGAAAAGACGCTTTGGGGCTTGCGGACACAGGAGGCTGGCTGGCTGGGCGCGGAGATCGCGAATACCAACGGCACCCACGATCTCGGGCCGCTTCAGATCAACAGTAGCTGGGTGCCGAAAATGTCCCGACTGCTCGAACGACCCCAGGAGCAGATCCGTCATTGGCTGCGCTACGATCCCTGTTTTAATGTCGAGGCGGCACGCTGGATATTCCTGTCCGGGCTGGAAGCGACCGGAGACTATTGGAAAGCGGTTGGCGTCTATCATAGCCCAACCGAGGCGAGGCAGGTCGCCTATGCGAAGAAGGTCGCAAGCCACATGCGTCGGCGGTTTGGCCCGGACGTGTTTGCGGCAAGCCGCGGGAACCTGGTGAGGTAG
- the ppsA gene encoding phosphoenolpyruvate synthase, with protein sequence MSKPMILWFEDIGIADVQAVGGKNASLGEMTAALAQKGVKVPSGFATTADAYRAFIHDNELAPRITEHLSAFHSGGCTLQEAGQAIRSLFLEAEMPSHIAEEIVSAYAELGRRTGTERPAVAVRSSATAEDLPDASFAGQQETFLNVRGRAALLAACRRCFASLFTDRAISYRDAKGFDHLEVALSIGIQQMVRSDLCGSGVMFSIDTETGFPNAIVISAAWGLGETVVQGSVNPDRYVVFKPLLAQPGTEPIIDKELGGKAFRMVYGEGGSHRTRIVETTEQERQSFVLDNSDIVQLARWAVAIEDHYQRPMDMEWAKDGETGELYIVQARPETVQAQASTSTFRHYRLKEKGDPLLTGAAVGTAIAAGKACVIRTAADIAQFRDGSILITETTDPDWVPVMKRAAGIVTNHGGTTSHAAIVSRELGVPAIVGTGNATEIIAENSEITISCADGDVGTIYASILDFSVTDVDIGSLPATRTDIMVNIANPAAAFQWWRLPARGVGLARMEFIINAHIKVHPMALVHPDRVSAEAQRQIRDLTKGYSDPSEFFVDVLARGIAKLASPYYPHPAIVRLSDFKTNEYAHLVGGDAFEPDEENPMLGFRGASRYYDERYREGFALECRALKRVREELGFSNVIVMVPFCRTPAEADRVLEAMAENGLRRGENGLQIYMMCEIPSNVILAEQFATRFDGFSIGSNDLTQLVLGVDRDSGILANLFDERDEAVTRMISEAIRKAHAAGIKIGICGQGPSNHPDFAAFLISEGIDSMSLNPDSFVRTIKAVAEAEGQSG encoded by the coding sequence ATGTCCAAGCCGATGATTTTGTGGTTCGAAGACATCGGTATCGCTGATGTGCAGGCCGTAGGCGGCAAGAACGCGTCTTTAGGCGAGATGACCGCGGCCCTCGCTCAGAAGGGCGTGAAGGTGCCCTCTGGCTTTGCCACCACTGCGGACGCTTACAGGGCGTTCATTCACGACAATGAGCTTGCACCCCGCATTACGGAACATCTCTCCGCCTTCCACTCCGGCGGATGCACCCTTCAGGAAGCGGGGCAGGCTATAAGGAGTCTGTTTCTGGAAGCGGAAATGCCCTCCCATATCGCCGAGGAGATTGTGTCCGCTTATGCGGAACTTGGCCGGCGTACCGGCACAGAGCGTCCCGCCGTTGCCGTGCGCAGCAGCGCGACCGCCGAAGATCTGCCGGATGCGAGCTTCGCGGGCCAGCAGGAAACCTTCCTCAATGTCCGGGGCCGGGCCGCACTTCTGGCGGCCTGTCGTCGATGCTTCGCCTCGCTGTTCACCGATCGCGCGATCAGTTACCGCGATGCGAAAGGCTTCGATCATCTCGAGGTTGCGCTGTCGATCGGCATTCAGCAGATGGTCCGCTCGGACCTGTGCGGATCGGGCGTCATGTTCTCGATCGATACCGAAACTGGCTTTCCAAATGCTATCGTCATCAGCGCCGCCTGGGGGCTGGGCGAGACCGTCGTCCAGGGGAGCGTAAACCCGGACAGATATGTCGTATTCAAACCGCTTCTCGCGCAGCCGGGGACCGAACCGATCATCGACAAGGAGTTGGGCGGTAAGGCGTTCCGCATGGTCTATGGGGAAGGCGGAAGCCACCGTACGAGGATCGTCGAGACAACCGAGCAGGAGCGTCAGAGCTTCGTTCTCGATAACAGCGATATCGTCCAGCTCGCGCGGTGGGCCGTGGCAATCGAGGACCATTACCAGCGTCCCATGGACATGGAATGGGCGAAGGACGGCGAGACTGGTGAACTCTACATCGTCCAGGCGCGTCCCGAAACGGTTCAGGCCCAGGCCAGCACTTCGACATTCCGGCATTACCGCCTCAAGGAGAAAGGCGACCCGCTATTGACGGGCGCGGCGGTGGGAACAGCCATCGCTGCTGGCAAGGCTTGTGTCATCCGGACCGCCGCCGACATCGCCCAGTTCCGGGACGGGTCTATTCTCATCACTGAGACGACTGACCCCGATTGGGTTCCGGTCATGAAACGCGCGGCGGGGATCGTGACCAATCATGGCGGCACCACCAGCCACGCTGCCATCGTCAGCCGCGAACTCGGTGTTCCCGCAATCGTCGGCACCGGAAACGCGACCGAGATCATTGCCGAGAACAGCGAGATCACGATCAGCTGCGCTGACGGTGACGTCGGAACAATCTACGCCAGCATACTCGATTTTTCCGTGACGGACGTGGATATCGGCTCCCTGCCGGCCACCCGGACGGACATCATGGTCAATATCGCGAACCCGGCGGCGGCATTCCAGTGGTGGCGGCTTCCTGCCCGAGGGGTCGGCCTTGCGCGCATGGAGTTCATCATCAACGCGCATATCAAGGTGCATCCGATGGCACTGGTTCACCCGGATCGCGTGAGCGCTGAAGCTCAACGGCAAATACGCGATCTGACCAAGGGGTATTCCGACCCATCGGAGTTTTTTGTCGATGTCCTCGCGCGCGGCATCGCGAAGCTTGCAAGTCCCTATTACCCGCACCCCGCCATCGTGCGCCTGAGCGATTTCAAAACGAACGAATATGCGCACCTTGTGGGCGGCGACGCCTTCGAGCCGGATGAGGAGAATCCGATGCTCGGCTTCCGCGGCGCCTCGCGCTATTACGATGAACGGTATCGCGAAGGCTTCGCTCTCGAATGCCGCGCGCTCAAGCGGGTCCGGGAGGAACTGGGCTTCTCGAACGTCATCGTCATGGTCCCCTTCTGCCGCACGCCGGCCGAGGCGGATCGCGTGCTCGAAGCGATGGCCGAGAACGGTTTGCGCCGCGGGGAGAATGGGCTGCAAATCTACATGATGTGCGAGATACCCTCGAACGTCATTCTCGCCGAGCAGTTCGCTACGCGCTTCGACGGATTTTCCATCGGCTCCAACGACCTCACCCAGCTTGTGTTGGGTGTCGACCGCGATTCCGGGATTCTGGCCAATCTCTTCGATGAAAGAGACGAAGCCGTCACCCGCATGATCTCGGAAGCCATTCGCAAGGCGCACGCGGCGGGCATCAAGATCGGCATATGCGGCCAGGGGCCGAGCAACCATCCGGACTTTGCGGCGTTCCTGATTTCGGAGGGTATCGATTCCATGTCGCTCAATCCCGACAGCTTCGTGCGAACGATCAAGGCCGTCGCGGAGGCGGAGGGACAATCGGGCTGA